The sequence GTATCCGGCGAGAAGCGGCCGATCACGCTGCCGTCCTTGCCGACCAGGAACTTCTCGAAGTTCCACAGCACGGCGGGCGGCTCGTTGGGGGCGATGCCGAAGCCCACGAGCTTTTCGCGCATCGGACCTTCGCCGGTGGCCTGCGGCTGGGCCGCGGTCAGCGCCTGGTACAGCGGATGGATGTCCTCGCCGGCGACGCTGATCTTGGAGAACATCGGGAAGCTGACGTCGAAGTTCAGGCTGCAGAACTGCTTGATCTCGTCCTCGCTGCCCGGCTCCTGGCCGTTGAAGTTGTTGGCCGGGAAGCCCAGCACCACCAGGCCGGCGTCCTTCCTGTCGCGGTAGAGCTTCTCCAGCCCTTCGTACTGCGGGGTCAGGCCGCACTTGGAGGCGACGTTGACCACCAGCAGCACCTTGCCGCGGTAATCGGCCAGCGAGGTGGCGGCGCCGTCGATGGTGGTCAGCGGGATGTCGTAAACGGATGCGGTCATCGGGATTCCAGGTCAAGGCGAACAGGGGTGGCCAGCATAAACCGCCGCCGGCTCAGTCCTGCGGTTCGTTGCCGTTGTCAGCGGAGTCCTCGTCCTCGCCACCGATGTCGCCCAGCAGCGCCTGGCTCTGGTCGTTGTCCAGGGTTTCCACGCCACGCAGCTTGCGCTCGATGGCGCGGGTGCGCACGCCGGCGGCCTTGATGCTGTTCTGCACCGTGCCCAGCTGCGAGGTGGCCTTCTCCAGCACGTTGGCGAACTTGCCGAACTCGCCCTTGACCGCGCCCAGCAGCTGCCAGACCTCGGATGAACGCTTCTCGATGGCCAGGGTGCGGAAGCCCATCTGCAGGCTGTTGAGCAGGGCGCTGATCGTGGTCGGTCCGGCAACGACGATGCGGTGGTCGCGCTGCAGCACGTCGGTCAGCCCGGGACGCCGGATCACCTCGGCGTACAGGCCCTCGGTGGGCAGGAACATCACCGCGAAGTCGGTGGTGTGCGGCGGCACGACGTATTTTTCGCAGATCGATCTGGCCTGGATGCGGATCGCGCGTTCCAGCTGCGCGCCGGTGCTGCGCACCAGCTCCACGTCGGCCTGTTCCTGCGCCTCGAGCAGGCGCTCGTAGTCCTCGCGCGGGAACTTGCAGTCGATCGGCAGCCACAGCGGTGCGTCATCGGCGCTTCGGCCGGGCAGGCGCACGGCAAAGTCGACCATCTCGGCGCTGTCCGGGCGCACGCGCACGCCGCGCGCGTACTGCTCGGCGGTGAGGGTCTGCTCGAGCAGGTTGTCCAGCTGCACTTCGCCCCAGGTACCGCGGGTCTTGACGTTGGTCAGCACGCGCTTGAGGTCGCCAACGCCGGTGGCCAGTTGCTGCATCTCGCCCAGCCCGCGCTGCACCTGTTCCAGTCGCTCGGAGACCAGCTTGAACGAGGAATCCAGGCGCGAGGTCAGCGTGCTCTGCAGCTTCTCGTCCACCGTCTCGCGCATCTTCTCCAGCTTGGCGGCGTTGTCCTGCTGCAGCGCGCGCAACTGCTGTTCCAGCGTGGTGCGCATCTCGCCGATGCGCTGTTCGTTGCGCTGGGTCAGTTCGGCCAGGCGCTGGTTCAGTCCCTCGGCAAAACGCTGCTGCGAC is a genomic window of Stenotrophomonas sp. Marseille-Q4652 containing:
- the rmuC gene encoding DNA recombination protein RmuC; its protein translation is MLLLMLLLRRPGAALEQAVRAEQREGRAELRELLEALGRQQDARLESFARALTDLSTRTDQRLDLLRDALGEDARKAREEAGLAQQRNGELLAQRLHEVRAQLEAFGQQQEARIHGFGQQLTELVTRTDQHMAALREGLAEETRKTRQESGESQQRFAEGLNQRLAELTQRNEQRIGEMRTTLEQQLRALQQDNAAKLEKMRETVDEKLQSTLTSRLDSSFKLVSERLEQVQRGLGEMQQLATGVGDLKRVLTNVKTRGTWGEVQLDNLLEQTLTAEQYARGVRVRPDSAEMVDFAVRLPGRSADDAPLWLPIDCKFPREDYERLLEAQEQADVELVRSTGAQLERAIRIQARSICEKYVVPPHTTDFAVMFLPTEGLYAEVIRRPGLTDVLQRDHRIVVAGPTTISALLNSLQMGFRTLAIEKRSSEVWQLLGAVKGEFGKFANVLEKATSQLGTVQNSIKAAGVRTRAIERKLRGVETLDNDQSQALLGDIGGEDEDSADNGNEPQD
- a CDS encoding glutathione peroxidase; translation: MTASVYDIPLTTIDGAATSLADYRGKVLLVVNVASKCGLTPQYEGLEKLYRDRKDAGLVVLGFPANNFNGQEPGSEDEIKQFCSLNFDVSFPMFSKISVAGEDIHPLYQALTAAQPQATGEGPMREKLVGFGIAPNEPPAVLWNFEKFLVGKDGSVIGRFSPDTAADNEALLAAIDAALAA